From the Anopheles merus strain MAF chromosome 2L, AmerM5.1, whole genome shotgun sequence genome, the window aCATATCCAGCAGGGTCAGATTCATCTCGCATCTTCATCTCGAGAGCGCGGAGGATTCTGGTCATGATGATGACGTGAGATTCGTGCCCACATATCCCTTCGTACCCGTAGGGAGTTCTCCCACTGCCCGCCGCAGATCAATAATTGTTCATGCGCATTGTCGCACTTCCGCCGTGCGCGCGGTACGGGCATGATTTCCGCTCAATATGGAATCGGCACGACGTAGAACATTTGCCCTACCGTCGTAGAACCCGCGCCAACAGTAACGGAATGCTGTACACCAGAccccttcgtctgccagtgaACATTGTGGTCTGCAGTGGACAAAGAAGACCCTTCATTTTGTTTGGGAGGGAAGACGATTAAAAGCGTGTTACGTGGTGACCACACGCAATCGACAAGGGGGAAAAACCCCAAATGCAATTCAAATGGTTTGCCGAAGCTCGCCAGTCCAACGGAATACCGTCGCGAGTGGTGCTCatttaaatgaattttaatcTAACATCAAGCGGATAATAGGGAAAGCTAACGCAAACCCACGAAGGTCCTTTTGCCCACCTGTGTGTTGGATTtgatttttccgttttttatgATACCTGCCTTCACCCCAGGAAAACGAAGCTGACCATTCTCTGAAGCCGTTTTATATATGATATAAATGTCATGCAACGGCCCTCGGCATGCGTCTCCACCGCGTTCCCTCTGTGTTCGCCATTTTAGTGTCCTGATTCGTCGCCTACTTCTTGCTGGTAGTGCTGGTGACGAGCCTTTGTTTACGTTTAGCCTGCCAAGGATATAATGCGCATGAAAAGGGAAAGTGCGCACCAACACTGTGGTTGAAAGAGGACGAAGTTTGCTTCTGCAGCGTGCGCCGCCAAAGGTCAGTACGGAAGAAGGAGAAAAGACGCGAAAAGCAAGAAGTGGATTTTAAGGTTGTGGTTGTGGgctacaaacacatacacaccttaccatccaacttggatactattttttcttctttgtgaGGAATAACGTTTTCCAACCCCTTTTTTCCAGGATGACTCATCCTGGAGTCAGGGTGTTTATGAGCAGTTGGGGCACCTTAAGAATATGGGGCATCAATTTGCTTTGTTTCAATGCAAATCCGAATGCATATAATCTttatattgaaaaaataattgcagtttaattttaaatgcaTATTCTTGATAAAGACTGTACTCGTTATCGTATCTAAACGAACCGGCCAATATCAAACGGCGTTATTTTCCGTCCCCGTGTCCCAACAACGCCCAAGACTGCCACTGCCGTCACTTGACCTACAAAAAAACGATTGTTATCTTCCAATCAACATCTTTCCGATGCGAACTTATCGCCACTTTATTAACCCCTTGTTGAACCGCTATGTACTAGTCAAAATGTCTGCTGCCGTCCCGAATAGAATCGGGACAGGTTCTTctcagtttttgttgttgctgttgttgcttttggTTAATTTACCACTTTATTGGTCGCGCCTGTCTTGCGAATGACACGTACCACCGCTTTGCGAACATGTATTTCGATATCAGCTTTACCTCCGCATGACATCATATTGCTGACATTGAAAATACACACCCTGGTACACTGGGCCGCATGGGGGAGGCACGAATGGCATGAGGTGATGTGGAGAGGTAACTGTATTTTAGAATCTGATTTTTCTTCAATTCCACTGAAGTTTTTAACGTGTTAATCAAAAACGCATTTAAGGACCATCGAACTGTTGAGTCAAGTCTCTTTCTTTCAAGTGTAGTGTAGTCATCCGCTAAAACTATTAATCCTCAATTCTCTCTCATTACACCCCCAACAAAAGGATGTccggcgaaaaaaaaagaccgcCCATCACCTACACCATGTAGTTGCTGTTTTCGCATAATTTGACCCGCTCCACAGCCATTTGCTGCTTTGCTGCATCCCCCATCCTATTAGTGAAGTAATATCTAAatttatattgtttgttttggtgacCACCGTAAAGCGGGGCGAGCTTGAGCGTCCGCGGGCAGACACCGGAGAAGCAACGGGTGGTAGTGATGTATGGAGGCGCATATCACACTGCTATTTGACGACGACTACACAGTGGCAAGCATATGGGGCAAGCCCCAATAGTGGGTTCCCCTTTACACAAAACCATGGACTTTTCAACAGTCCGGGAGAGAGCTGGGTGGGTTGGGTGGCTGCTGCCGATGATGTAATGAAGTTTGTCCGTTTGAATGAGTAGAGCACCCGGCCGATCTAGCGCTTCGCATGGAGAGAGAGCATCTATCATACCCAGCAAGTAAAGGTTGTTCCCTCCCTCCCATTCCTCTCTTCGTTGGGTACATATTTAGTTTACTGTTTTGCAATCTACCTTGTGCTGTTTCATGCTCAAGTTCAGCGTCTTCTGGTTGACAGTgattaaatgtttaaattgtTCTTATTTGCTTAAAGTCAGCTTCTTTGCACTCTATAAACCGGAATGTCAGAAAATCTGCAttcaaaaatgaataaaatagtgCTTCTCACAAAGTAATGTCCGGTTGGGAATGCAGTAGGGGCCAATAGCTTAACCATAATCGCTACACGATCTTTATCATCACACCGCGCGCAATTGCGTGTTCGCTCGAACTGATAAATTGAACTTCAAACATAATAGAATCAAATTAACCATTTATGAAAACACCGGGAAGGTAAATCACACAGGTAAGGGAGGTGGGTCCCATCGTACGCTCCACTGGGTAGTAGTACTTAGTCAGGACGCAACACATCACTTTGACGCGCGGCGGACTATTATAACGGCCTAACGGTCGGTGGTGCTAATTGGCCAACATCAGCCAACCATGGGTGGTATCAGGGCAAGGCACATCGAATAATGTCTGACACGCTGCAAACGTGCCACTTACCTTCAAGTCGATCCATCATCGCATCATGCAGGGTGCCACCACACATGTGCACACGCCACTGTACTTGTTTACACTTGTTGCTTGCTTgttcataaatataattttgGACTTCCAGCGGCGGTCACCGGTGGTCAGTGGTTAGCTTGTATCCTAATTATGGTGGCGCTCAAATGTACCCGAATACATGATACATATGTGTTCAGTTTACACTTTGACGCTTAATGAAGCAAGCATCCGGACCGGATCGGTTGCACTTCGTTCGATGGCGCAATATGGTAtgcagctgtgtgtgttttcggaTTTAGTCACATGTTAGTTTCAAATAAAGTGCCACAATAAACTTAAATTAAAACTTTGAAGCGTTTTTCCAAATTTTAAGTAATGGTCCGTTTGTATGAATCGTATTACAACTATTCAATAATGATAATTTATATCCTATTTTAAACGATAAACCATTTATCGAAATATCTGCTAACTTAAGTATTGTAAGGATCGCAACAAATCAACAACCTAGCACAACTACACCTGAGCCTTCTATTGTACGTTAAACTGTAGCGACAGTGACATAAGCATGGGGAGACCAAAATGAAATGTTAGTTATTTGCAATCGTGTCAGCGCTGGTGCTAATTACCTTTTCCGGGGCCCCATCCCGTTGCGTGATACGACGAGCCAGGACAGTACTTGCACAACTACTTGAACGGTAACACCACACAGCACAGCGTACCATCCGCATACCCGGGCAGTGGTTGCGTATTTTTGGAGGgccaaacataaacaaacagctTGCCGATAAGATGTACACACATGTCGCAGTTCATCGGTGTGTGCCAtataaaagtgttttttttttttttatatacattAGACTACTCTTTGAAGACCCTAAATCTAAACCAAATGTGTTCTCTCTTCTATCTCATCCCGCGCCAGCTCCCACACCATGGCCGATGAAGCGCAACCACCGAATGGTACGGACGTCGTAGACAAGATGACCGTAGAGGTGGCTGAAATGGCACTCGACGCTAAAGAAGCTGCAGGCAAGGAAGCTGCCAGCGGCCAACCGGGTGCAGCCGAACCGGCAAAGCCGTccgaaaaggaaacaaacggTTCGGCGACACCTGCCAAGCCCGTCTGTTCCGCGGCCTTTAAGGAACAGTTTAAAGCCTTCTCAAAGTTTGGTGATACAAAGTCGGATGGAAAACATCTAACGCTTTCGCAAAGCGACAAGTGGATGAAGCAAGCGAAGGTGAGTCGCTTTTGTTGCATATTACGAGAAAAACGCACTAAAAATGTAATCTACCCGGGTATATAAACTGCATTTCCAGGTTATTGATAAGAAGATAACGACCACCGATACGGGAATACACTTCAAGAAGCTAAAATCGATGAAGCTGACGTACGAAGACTATAACAAATTTCTGGACGATCtggcaaaaacaaagaaagtcGAGCTGGatgaaatcaaaaacaaaatggcaaaCTGTGGCGCTCCCGGAGTACATAATGCAACGGTGCGTAGATAAGATGCAACACTTAAATAACTTactagtgtttttattttatccatTTCTTTGCTACTCTACAGCCGGGAAAAGCGGCCGAAACGGTGGCTCGCCTTACCGACACGTCCAAGTACACCGGTTCGCACAAGCAACGGTTCGATGAAACTGGCAAGGGCAAGGGTATTGCCGGCCGAAAGGATATGGTCGACCAGTCCGGTTATGTGTCCGGATATGGGCACAAAAACACCTACGACAAAACTCATTGAGCGCAAGGGAGAATCGGTGCGTAAAATCTAACCCAAGCTGAAacgaaaacatttaaaactgCGCGCTTCGTAACGTACATTTTCGAAACGGTAATTTCATGCGATGCGATTCCACCACATGTGAGATTGGTTAGTTGCTGACCATAAGCCTTTATGTAACCCTGTGTCccagtgcaaaaaaaacaaccctgtattacaaatcaacaacaaaaatcgagagaatcaaaatcaaaccCATCCTGACTGTAGCGCCATTCACATTATTAACGTAGCTTGTTATTGAGGATTGTTTCAGTTACATTTTTACACATACAcgattgtttgctgtttgtgtgGATGTTGGGCTTACTTTCTACACGTCTTCTACACATAGTGTTATTTGTCTAGTCCTTAAAGGTATGTTCATTAGTATAAGCTAAAATACATCCATTTGTTTCAATTCGGATAAGGCAAAACTTCGCGACCGATAGCACGATAGACATTATTGAGTCAATAATACAATttctgtgagtgtgttttttttttcatcaacgAACGTATGTTTTGTCGGAATTTTAATCTCAACGCTAAGCAGTATGATTCACCATTGATTCACCAACAACTTATACATATATACTGTGTCATGTATAACACACAACAATCTTCGAACGAACCGTTGATAATAAGCGATTAATATACAAAATTGAATACAGTTCATCCGAgcaaatgaatttaatttatgtGTTGTGTATTGGACTTACCAAAGCATCATGATACAGCCACCGAGCCTATCATGTACCGTGTGTCCAATTTCGTCCGTGTATGAGCATACTTTCGGGTACGCCAATCGCCTGTTTCCATGACGATGGCAGATTTGAACACCTTTCATAATTCGATTACGCGACACTCATAAAATGGCGCGTCCGCTGCCACGCTTCTAGTCTTCGATGCAGCACAGTATGTTGATGCCACTTCTGCCGAGATTAATGCCCTCCAGTGAGCATTCGTGGTGGGTTTTCATATACATTAAAAATTGAATGATGACGTAGAACAGATTATTTCGATCCTTTAGAGAAAATAGAGcgaaacagagagaaagagaaagagtgcAAATAAAATTACCATTATTTCTAACTCCCGCCTTCTACTGACAACTTACATAGGCACAGCTGTGAATTTTGTCATCCGAAACGAAGTTAAATTTGGGCTTTAGGGGGTTTGAGTAAAGAATTGCGCACTTGGCCTTATTTTTGGTGTTCACTTCCGCAAGTGTTTCCTTGGTCGTCTTCTTATCGCCTACTACGACGTAGCGGTTGAAGAAGGGACGCCCACCCGGTTGTGGCAGCGGACGCAGCTGACTATCCAGATACGTGCAGAAGAGGTGGAAAATAATCTACAAAAACCAGAACGATTAACATCCGGAAATAGGCATCCCAGCGTGTGTGTTTCTACTTACGGCCGAATCGGTAGGCAGATGTTCATCCCAGCTAATACCCTTGTAAGCCGAACCGGAATTCCACCGATAGTCGGCCAAACAGCTACCCTTGGCAAGATCCTTGATGCGCTGCACCAGATACTCCTGATTGGTGGACATTTCCAGAAACGGTATCAGCAACGGTAGCCGCGGGATGTACAACGACACCAGCTGCTGATTTTCGGCCGTTTTCTTCAACCGCTCCAGCCCGATATTGCCGATCTGAATGTCAGCAAAGCCACGGCTCTTGAATGCCTGATCGGCAATATTGATCTCCTCCTCGATACGCTGCAATATCGTCAACGAGATCCACATGCGCAAATTGCCCACGTACGTGGACAGCTGCGTGGTGGACACTTTTTTCAAGCCCTCGGGACTGCCATCGATAAACGCATTGTACGGGCCCGTCTCGAGCTCCTTCGTCAGCTGTTTGCTTGGCGTCACCGAGGACGACAGTTGGTAGAGGGAGGTTTTGAGCAGGTGCGACATGTCGTTGAACCGGTACCGACCAAAGGACGAGTTCATCGAATCATCGGTATTGTTCGCTTGCTCCTTCTGCGATCGGTTGCTCTTATCCATCGATGCTTCACTGTAGGAAAGATTGAACTTACTAAAATGGGCCTTAgtacagcacacaaacacatcgtAAGAATTGCTACTCACTGTGCATAGGTTTCCATAAATTTGTCATCCAGTATCGTATCGCCCGGCGGACCTAGCTTCCGCAGCGCAGGAGAAAACTTGATCGAACCGCCACTGACGTTCGGTGACGCCTCGTAGGACAGGTTGCGGTCGTACAGCATCGGTGGCCGGGCCGGTTCCATCGGTGGGCTGCCCCTGCTGAACACCCAGCGGGGCGAGGCAATCGAAAAGCTCGATTCGTGAAAGGACCGCAACAGTGAGGTAGACACGTTCATTGGCGTGTTGTCCGCGCTGGCCGATTGCTTGGCCTGCAGCGGAGTGGTGATGAACGAGCTGTCGTTTGCATCGAACCTGAGTATTCGCCGTTGCTGTTCCGTGCCCCGGATGGGCTCTGCACTGAACAGGTAGTAAAAGTAGCAGGTGTAGTAGTACACCATGCTGCAGGACAGCATGGCTGCGGCGACGTACTCGACGTAGTACAGGTTCGAAAACGAGTACGAGCACTTGTTGGAGATGTCGAACAGCACCACGGACAGTAGCAGTATGTGCACCGTGCCCCATCGCAAGCATTCCTTCGAACGCTTCCTATTTaggttcagctcaagcgtccGATTCACGATCGGGCTGCACTGCACCGGGGAACCGGGACTGTGTGTGAAGAAGGGGGAGAGATTAATGCATGTTATATTTACCGGATGATACCAGAATCATCAAGACTGTTCCATTTCAACTCACTTGCTAGACATTTCGCTAAAATGCGTATGCGTACCGCGCAAAAGATCGAGATCGGAGACGGAACACGGAGAAAAGGCATACAGCCGGCGTAGCAGCAGCTTTGCTAAACGTCAAACCATTCCTTTGCCGGGTAAACTTCAGCCCGTTGCGTTATTTTCGCGAAGCGTTACGTAGAGCTTCTGTTTGTGACATATAGATGGCGCGACAATGAATTCCCAGCCAACAATTTGAGTGTGGCAGTTATTTTCGGTCGATTACGGAGCGGCAAACGAAATAAGGGTAGAAATGTAAA encodes:
- the LOC121593956 gene encoding tubulin polymerization-promoting protein homolog isoform X1, with the protein product MYTHVAVHRSHTMADEAQPPNGTDVVDKMTVEVAEMALDAKEAAGKEAASGQPGAAEPAKPSEKETNGSATPAKPVCSAAFKEQFKAFSKFGDTKSDGKHLTLSQSDKWMKQAKVIDKKITTTDTGIHFKKLKSMKLTYEDYNKFLDDLAKTKKVELDEIKNKMANCGAPGVHNATPGKAAETVARLTDTSKYTGSHKQRFDETGKGKGIAGRKDMVDQSGYVSGYGHKNTYDKTH
- the LOC121593956 gene encoding tubulin polymerization-promoting protein homolog isoform X2, with translation MADEAQPPNGTDVVDKMTVEVAEMALDAKEAAGKEAASGQPGAAEPAKPSEKETNGSATPAKPVCSAAFKEQFKAFSKFGDTKSDGKHLTLSQSDKWMKQAKVIDKKITTTDTGIHFKKLKSMKLTYEDYNKFLDDLAKTKKVELDEIKNKMANCGAPGVHNATPGKAAETVARLTDTSKYTGSHKQRFDETGKGKGIAGRKDMVDQSGYVSGYGHKNTYDKTH
- the LOC121593952 gene encoding transmembrane protein 209 isoform X2, coding for MSSNPGSPVQCSPIVNRTLELNLNRKRSKECLRWGTVHILLLSVVLFDISNKCSYSFSNLYYVEYVAAAMLSCSMVYYYTCYFYYLFSAEPIRGTEQQRRILRFDANDSSFITTPLQAKQSASADNTPMNVSTSLLRSFHESSFSIASPRWVFSRGSPPMEPARPPMLYDRNLSYEASPNVSGGSIKFSPALRKLGPPGDTILDDKFMETYAHEASMDKSNRSQKEQANNTDDSMNSSFGRYRFNDMSHLLKTSLYQLSSSVTPSKQLTKELETGPYNAFIDGSPEGLKKVSTTQLSTYVGNLRMWISLTILQRIEEEINIADQAFKSRGFADIQIGNIGLERLKKTAENQQLVSLYIPRLPLLIPFLEMSTNQEYLVQRIKDLAKGSCLADYRWNSGSAYKGISWDEHLPTDSAIIFHLFCTYLDSQLRPLPQPGGRPFFNRYVVVGDKKTTKETLAEVNTKNKAKCAILYSNPLKPKFNFVSDDKIHSCAYDRNNLFYVIIQFLMYMKTHHECSLEGINLGRSGINILCCIED
- the LOC121593952 gene encoding transmembrane protein 209 isoform X1, producing MSSNPGSPVQCSPIVNRTLELNLNRKRSKECLRWGTVHILLLSVVLFDISNKCSYSFSNLYYVEYVAAAMLSCSMVYYYTCYFYYLFSAEPIRGTEQQRRILRFDANDSSFITTPLQAKQSASADNTPMNVSTSLLRSFHESSFSIASPRWVFSRGSPPMEPARPPMLYDRNLSYEASPNVSGGSIKFSPALRKLGPPGDTILDDKFMETYAHKFNLSYSEASMDKSNRSQKEQANNTDDSMNSSFGRYRFNDMSHLLKTSLYQLSSSVTPSKQLTKELETGPYNAFIDGSPEGLKKVSTTQLSTYVGNLRMWISLTILQRIEEEINIADQAFKSRGFADIQIGNIGLERLKKTAENQQLVSLYIPRLPLLIPFLEMSTNQEYLVQRIKDLAKGSCLADYRWNSGSAYKGISWDEHLPTDSAIIFHLFCTYLDSQLRPLPQPGGRPFFNRYVVVGDKKTTKETLAEVNTKNKAKCAILYSNPLKPKFNFVSDDKIHSCAYDRNNLFYVIIQFLMYMKTHHECSLEGINLGRSGINILCCIED